One stretch of Armigeres subalbatus isolate Guangzhou_Male chromosome 2, GZ_Asu_2, whole genome shotgun sequence DNA includes these proteins:
- the LOC134211881 gene encoding zinc finger protein Noc: MVILEGAAMLQIGNNQYLQPDYMSPLPTSLDSKKSPLALLAQTCSQIGADSGNITVKSLVSPSEKNKKSSSSSSSSVSSAGSMENGSHSNNSRSPSVKTEKSDASPEIKLAFKPYEMNVLTTKVKNDDRPSSKMSSGSDIMNNNSVNHVNNNDIKKDLRSSSRGSAESPRAGSVNGNKNGEMSENGKSTPEGSSRKTNSPNDRDKTSASPIIRPGAEVMQAGKDMSGYKPSAYGINPITGLPSPSGIDHTNPAFRPPFAGAFSHHHAAMLAAAYPGAAAAGANPYLSYTRVKTPSGGETLVPICKDPYCTGCQFSAHNHQMMMGGQCPAGCTQCDHQKYSLAMAMGALPPGYPYPPAATQPGRPYMCNWVIGDSYCGKRFNTTDELLSHLRTHTANLSDPAALALQQQLMPLSGIFPPTSLHRGYPNPPLSPLSAARYHPYAKPGALPAGLPGSPYGAAFNPAAFGQYYSPYAAALYSQRMGAAVHQ, translated from the exons ATGGTAATTCTGGAAGGAGCCGCAATGTTGCAAATCGGAAACAATCAGTATCTGCAGCCGGATTACATGTCGCCGCTGCCAACTTCG TTGGATTCCAAGAAAAGCCCGCTGGCTCTCTTGGCACAGACGTGCAGTCAGATTGGAGCAGATTCTGGAAATATAACCGTCAAATCATTGGTATCGCCATcggaaaagaataaaaaatcctcatcgtcatcatcgtcgtcagTTTCATCAGCTGGATCCATGGAGAACGGATCCCATTCCAACAACTCGAGATCGCCGTCGGTGAAGACAGAAAAGTCGGATGCATCTCCGGAAATCAAGCTTGCTTTCAAACCATACGAAATGAATGTGCTAACTACAAAGGTGAAGAACGACGATCGTCCATCGTCTAAAATGAGCAGTGGTAGTGATATAATGAATAACAACAGTGTAAACCATGTCAACAATAACGATATTAAGAAAGATTTACGCTCGTCATCTCGCGGTAGTGCAGAATCTCCTCGTGCAGGAAGTGTTAATGGAAATAAGAATGGTGAAATGAGTGAAAATGGGAAAAGTACACCAGAGGGTAGCAGTAGGAAGACCAACTCTCCTAACGACCGTGACAAAACCTCTGCTAGTCCAATCATTCGACCGGGTGCCGAAGTTATGCAAGCAGGAAAAGACATGTCGGGATACAAACCAAGTGCTTACGGAATAAACCCAATTACTGGATTACCGTCTCCGTCGGGTATCGATCACACAAATCCAGCATTCAGGCCTCCGTTTGCTGGAGCCTTCAGCCATCATCATGCCGCAATGCTAGCGGCCGCATATCCTGGAGCAGCAGCTGCCGGCGCCAACCCATATCTTAGTTACACACGAGTTAAGACTCCTTCCGGTGGTGAAACGCTGGTGCCAATCTGCAAAGATCCCTACTGCACCGGATGTCAGTTCTCCGCTCACAATCACCAAATGATGATGGGTGGACAGTGTCCAGCTGGATGTACTCAATGTGACCATCAAAAATACAGTCTAGCTATGGCCATGGGTGCTCTGCCGCCGGGATATCCCTACCCACCTGCTGCCACACAACCTGGCCGCCCCTATATGTGCAACTGGGTTATTGGCGATTCGTACTGCGGCAAGCGTTTCAACACCACAGACGAGCTGTTATCGCATCTTAGAACACACACCGCCAATCTATCGGATCCGGCGGCTCTGGCCTTGCAACAACAACTGATGCCCTTGAGTGGAATATTTCCACCGACATCACTACATCGTGGATACCCTAATCCACCTTTGAGCCCGCTTTCAGCTGCCAGATATCATCCCTACGCTAAGCCTGGAGCATTGCCCGCAGGCCTCCCCGGGTCGCCGTATGGAGCAGCCTTCAACCCGGCTGCTTTCGGGCAGTACTATTCTCCGTACGCAGCTGCCTTGTACAGCCAACGGATGGGAGCTGCTGTTCACCAGTAA